One Alnus glutinosa chromosome 3, dhAlnGlut1.1, whole genome shotgun sequence genomic region harbors:
- the LOC133864203 gene encoding uncharacterized protein LOC133864203, producing the protein MVVPRCCWADMKGLTIQVLKGRRFMMFASLLIMNTAGLSYIFGLYSNDIKSSLGYDQTTLNLISFYKDLGANIGILAGLINEVTPPWVVLAMGASFNFFGYFMIWLSVTKRIAKPHVWQMCLYICLGSNSQPFVNTGGLVTCIKNFPESRGIVIGVLKGYTGLSGAVLTQLYHAFYGDDSKSLILLIAWLPAAISLAFLPTMRIMKASLGHPNEIIKLFYNFLYISLSLAGFLMIIIIVEKRVAFTRGEYGGSAAAVLFLLFLPLSVVVKDEYKLWKSKKEAMNDPPTPTPLKITAVEPNLTVPTEQVSCWKTAFQQPDRGEDYTILQALFSIDMLVIFFTTICGLGGSLTAIDNLGQIGKSLGYPKQSISTFVSLVSIWNYLGRVVAGITSEIFITKYKFPRPLMLTLILLLSCAGHLLIAFNVPSGVYVASVIIGFCFGAQWPLLFAIISELFGLKYYSTLFNFAAVASPIGSYLLNVRVAGHLYDKEAEKQLAALGLQRRAGEDLNCTGVECFKMSFIIVTAVTFFGALVSLILVFRTGKFYKSDIYKKFREDHANLALTETGMSGNGVRKAEAQGN; encoded by the coding sequence ATGGTGGTTCCTCGATGCTGTTGGGCGGACATGAAGGGCCTCACCATCCAAGTTTTGAAGGGGCGGAGGTTCATGATGTTCGCGTCTCTTTTAATCATGAACACGGCCGGCTTGAGCTACATCTTCGGCCTCTACTCCAACGACATCAAGTCCTCGCTCGGATATGATCAAACCACCCTCAACTTGATCAGCTTCTACAAGGACTTGGGAGCCAACATCGGCATCCTCGCCGGGCTAATCAACGAGGTCACGCCCCCATGGGTTGTCTTAGCCATGGGTGCATCTTTCAACTTTTTCGGCTACTTCATGATATGGCTTAGCGTGACAAAAAGAATCGCCAAGCCCCATGTGTGGCAAATGTGCTTGTACATATGCCTCGGCTCCAATTCACAACCTTTCGTCAACACTGGAGGCCTCGTCACCTGCATAAAGAACTTCCCAGAAAGCCGTGGAATCGTTATAGGAGTTTTGAAGGGCTATACGGGTCTAAGCGGGGCAGTTCTTACACAGTTGTACCATGCTTTCTACGGTGATGACTCCAAGTCTTTGATTTTGCTCATAGCTTGGCTTCCGGCAGCTATATCACTGGCTTTTCTTCCAACCATGCGGATTATGAAGGCTAGTCTTGGGCATCCAAACGAGATCATCAAACTCTTCTATAATTTCCTCTATATTTCGCTCTCTCTTGCCGGGTTCTTGATGATCATAATTATAGTAGAGAAAAGGGTGGCGTTCACAAGAGGCGAGTATGGAGGGAGCGCCGCCGCCGTGCTTTTCTTGCTGTTCCTCCCACTCTCCGTCGTTGTTAAGGATGAGTATAAGCTTTGGAAGAGCAAGAAAGAAGCCATGAATGATCCTCCTACTCCTACACCATTAAAGATTACTGCCGTGGAGCCAAACCTAACTGTTCCAACAGAGCAAGTTTCTTGTTGGAAGACTGCATTTCAGCAGCCGGATAGAGGGGAGGACTACACCATTCTACAAGCACTTTTCAGCATTGATATGTTAGTGATATTCTTCACAACAATTTGTGGCCTCGGGGGCTCGTTAACGGCGATAGACAACTTGGGTCAGATAGGAAAATCCTTAGGATACCCGAAGCAGAGTATAAGCACTTTTGTGTCACTAGTAAGCATTTGGAACTACCTCGGACGCGTTGTCGCAGGTATTACCTCGGAAATTTTCATAACAAAGTACAAATTCCCTCGCCCCCTCATGCTCACTCTGATCCTCCTTTTATCATGCGCCGGTCACCTCCTAATCGCGTTCAATGTCCCAAGCGGCGTCTATGTGGCATCGGTGAttattgggttttgttttggcGCACAATGGCCGTTGCTCTTCGCAATTATTTCTGAACTTTTTGGGCTTAAGTACTACTCTACACTGTTCAATTTCGCGGCAGTGGCTAGCCCGATTGGGTCTTATTTGCTCAACGTGAGGGTCGCGGGGCATTTATATGACAAGGAGGCTGAGAAGCAATTGGCAGCTTTGGGGCTCCAGAGGAGGGCTGGGGAGGACCTAAACTGTACAGGGGTTGAGTGCTTCAAAATGTCTTTCATTATCGTCACTGCTGTGACCTTCTTTGGCGCACTTGTTTCACTCATTTTGGTGTTTAGGACAGGGAAGTTTTATAAGAGTGACATATATAAGAAGTTCCGAGAGGATCATGCGAATTTGGCCCTCACTGAAACAGGGATGTCTGGAAATGGTGTCCGAAAGGCTGAGGCACAAGGTAACTag